Genomic window (Stenotrophomonas maltophilia):
AGGCTGCCTCGACAACAGTCCGCGTGCAACCGGGCGTTACCGTGGACGCTGCAGCGCTTCCTGCACTGCGGCAGCCACGTCGGTATTGTCGATGTAGCTGCCGTCGTTCCAGCGCACGTGCTGACGGTAGCCGGCATCGACGCCCCGCACGCGCTTGCCCAGCAGCTCCGCGCCGGCGCCCCTGGCCCACAGCGGCACCAGCGCGTTGGAGTGGTTGCCGGTGGGGCGGAAGCTGATTCCGGGCATGCGGCCGCGACCGTTGTTGCGTACCGGCGCGAAAGCCACGTTCTGTGCATCCGGGCCCATCGGCATGCTGTTGTCGTGGTCGGTGGTGACGATCAACAGGTTGCGCTCCCAGCCACCGTTGCGCTCGATCCAGTCGACCACCGCCGCCACCGCGTCATTGAACTCCACGGTTTCTTCGATCAGCCGGCCATGCTGCGGCTGATCGCTGCACTGGCCGTAATGCCATTCGGTGCCGCACGCACTGGTATGTGCGGCCCAGTCGGTGGCGCCGCCTTCCACCATCAGGAACAGCCCCTTGGACGAGCGCTGCTGCAGGAACTGCAGTGCGCCACGCGTCATGGTCGCCAGATCGGGCACGCTGTCGATCTTCCTCACTCCCGAGGGCGTGGCTGCATCCTTGCCCAGCACCTGCAGCTGGCGCGCCTGCTGCAGTGTGTTGGCCACGCGCGGCACGCCGATCAGCGGCCGATCGGCCGGCAACCGTCCCTGCTCCAGTGCGGCGAACTCATCCTTGCTGCGGATCAGGCGCCACGGTCCCGCCGGATTGCCGGCAACGGTGCTGCCCGCTTCCAGCTGCTGCCAATCCTGCTGCGATACCCACTCCCACG
Coding sequences:
- a CDS encoding alkaline phosphatase, producing the protein MTARTPRRWLHSSLLLALAVLGGCQPNLRAEAVASGQARPHNVIVMINDGAGWGTWDAAAYWQYGSRDGAPYAEFPQRLAVTTFPLNASSQPTRDNAQTLGYDAGKAWDSEPAPAPDLPFVGYQYLAAVATDSAAAGTALSSGIKTYNNAINYNNDGNPVEFNTLRAKRLGMATGVVTSVPFAHATPAAFAAQNESRNNYHAIAHQMLAQGHMDLVMGTGGPGYSVDGRACDESAGAAKAEGCANPWEWVSQQDWQQLEAGSTVAGNPAGPWRLIRSKDEFAALEQGRLPADRPLIGVPRVANTLQQARQLQVLGKDAATPSGVRKIDSVPDLATMTRGALQFLQQRSSKGLFLMVEGGATDWAAHTSACGTEWHYGQCSDQPQHGRLIEETVEFNDAVAAVVDWIERNGGWERNLLIVTTDHDNSMPMGPDAQNVAFAPVRNNGRGRMPGISFRPTGNHSNALVPLWARGAGAELLGKRVRGVDAGYRQHVRWNDGSYIDNTDVAAAVQEALQRPR